A region of the Clupea harengus chromosome 7, Ch_v2.0.2, whole genome shotgun sequence genome:
atgtagtTGATTCCTCACCAACATGCCACCATTACAGATAGAGTAAGACACCCAGGCAATACAGGGACATgttcatacatacagtatagacaAGAGCATCACTGAACCACCACtttacacatactcacaggcCTTCGTTTCCGTAGTGGTTGTAGAAGTCCATCTGGTTGCAGGCCTGAATCCAGCCCACGGTCCAGATCTCTCTCTTGAGCACCGGCGGAACCAGAACCTGAGCCGAAGCTCGGAAGTGTGGTGTCCGGTAGCGCAGAACCACGTCAGACGACTCATCAATAGTTGTGGGCTTTGGGTCAATGGAGGCGTTCAACTCAAGCACAGTGATTGTGTCACAGAAACGCGGTTTGCACCGGCCCCTACTCTGAACACACCCCATGGCATTTAGAACTCACCACACCGACCACACGACCATCCATAGACCTCTGCGGGAGGACCTTACACCTGCTGGGCCATCTTACACATGACAGAACGCTATTCTAGGACTCAAGGACATTGTCACCTATGTATTTCCGCAAACTACCAAAAATCTTTTGCCAAAGTCTCTATTGATTTCGGTGAGTTCCAAGCGCCAATGTTGGCATAAATATGGTTGGGACATGTAGCTTTGACAACTTGCTGCCTTTGGTTTGTAAATGTCTTCTGACGTGACAGACAGGGAAACTACATAGTTTCCACTGATAAAAAAGACATCGGCAACAGTCAGTTGTAAGCTAGATTCATTCCAGTTAGTTTATTTAATAAGTTGGTCTATCTTAGCTGCTAATACCCTTCAAGACAATATCCAGCATTTCGTTAGCGGGAACTTTTGCACGTTTCTAAAGGATGAGACAAAGACAATTTCAAAGTCCGCATGCAGTCACATGTACCTGTTGAATAAACTAAATTCCATTTCGCGCGTTCTATGCGTGGACCAGCTACAGGAGCGAACCCGTTCCCATTACGCGAGTTACAATCCCATTGCACCTTACGGAGTAACTACAGATCCTGTTGAAATGGTGAATCAAATATTGCATCTTAAAGACAACATCCACTGTCAAGTGCACGAATTGTAACGGCTTATCTGTCAGTGAGGCGGACTAATTCGACGAATTTACGCAGACTAACCATTTGCCAACTTTAATCAGAAGGGCTCCCTTTCCCTCGTGTGTTGACTACATTGCAGAGAAGTAAATCCTTAGTAGTTATATTTTATTCCGTCCTTGTCCCAATAAAGACTGAGCAGGTTTCCCAGCATGTAATGGTACACTTCAGCTGTTGCGCCCAGCTTTTTTTATCCAAGCGGCTTTGCACTGACACTGCCAAGAAGAGCAGTTGGTtgctgggaaatgtagttttcaaGTCAATCAAAAAACATATTCTAACAGGCTTTGTGAACATTGCAAAGAACACGGTACCCTCGTTGCACAACCTGAGTGGATTAAatgtgaggtagtgtgtgttatAGTAGATTGATGTTACATTTGGATATCATCTCATTCGCCTTATATAATATTTCTCTACGAGGCCAAAAGACTCTAATTTCTCATTGGCTGCAGAGGGTGCCAATCACTTTCATCTTGTGCTTGGAGCGCAGTGCGCGCATTGCCATGTGGGTGCATTTCGGAAGAAAGCCAGTTGGCCTGACTATTTATAGGACAACTGAAGAAGAAGTCGCAGGAGTTAGTTGGACATTTTGGGCTATTTGTGGTTGTCGtgtaaacaatacaattatttaaACGGTCGGTAGCCTATCACTGGTGATTCAATCGATATGCCAGTGACGCAAGGTCGATCCAGGAGGGAACGGAACAATGTTCTGAACCGACCCGAGTTCATGTCACTGAACCAGCCGTTACGGACTAATAATGCTGAAGTTCGCGGCGGGTCCGGACGGAAACCCGCCAATAAACACCCGCAGAGTCAACACCACGCGCCTGAGACCGCGCAGCCGGAGACGCCGGAGAATAACACTGACCGGCGGGAATCGATCAAACTACCAGAGGAGGACTGCATGCTGCTCAATCCATCTTTCAAAGTGATCGCTATGAACTCACTCTTCGCTATTGACATCTGCCTATCCAAGAGACTCGGGGTGTGCGCgcgcacctcctcctcctggggcAGTATGCGCTCCATGGTGAAGCTGCTCGCGCTGACCGGGCACGCGATCCCCTGGGTGATCGGCACGATCTGGAGCCTGACCAGGAGCAACACGTTGGCAGGGCAAGAGGTTCTGATTAACTTGCTTCTGGGTAAGACTTCTACCACACAGCTATGAATAAATCGTTCTCAGTAATTTGGCTCTTTGAAATCCTTAGAAGTTATTTGGCACTTCCGTCACTAGTAGCCTACACAACACATCATGGTCACTTCTCTTTGGACCCTAGAGCCCCGTTAATATTAAAAAATGTTAACTTGaagattatttcattttatcacATATatcgttatatatatatatatatatatttaaacaccATAGTTGCATCTCCCTTTTTAATATTTGGtgctatgtatatgtatatatattataacatAGTATCAAATATTACAAAGAGTAGCAGGTGACAGGTACCTGTGTCACGGCCCACTGCCTCTAACAGGTGATGTCAAAACCATATTTGAAGATACTAACACAGTTATGGTACTGGTGTGAAATCATGCCGTCATCGCAGCATGTACTTACATAGAACTTATGACGAGTTATGGTAGTCATGGTGACGGTTATGTACAGTGTTGAACCAATATTAAGTTAAGGTGGTTATGGAGATAGCGCCACATAAGTAGTAAATACCGTAGTTATGCTGGTATGTCATGGTAGTGATGCTGGTATCTCATGGTAGTTCTGCTGGTATCTCATGGTAGTTATGCTGGTATCTCATGGTAGTTCTGCTGGTATCTCATGGTAGTGATGTTGGCGAGAAGACAACTCTATTGATGTGATGCAGACTCCTAGACAGGAGCTTTGTCATGGCCGGTTCTAGAGCCTTATCATGGCCGGTTCTGGAGCCTAATTATGGCCGGTTCTAGAGCCTTATCATGGCCGGTTCTGGAGCCTAATTATGGCCGGTTCTGGAGCCTTATCATGGGCGGTTCTGGAGCCTAATTATGGGTTCAAGAGCCTTATCATGGCCGGTTCTGGATCCTTATCATGGCCGGTTCTGGAGCCTTATCATGGCCGGTTCTGGGCCAGACCCGCTCCGCTCCAGTGTCAGCTGTTGTTTATTCGGTGTTGTTGACAGGTGTTGTTGACAGGTGTTGTTTATTCTGTGTTGTTTATTCAGTGTTGTTTATTCGGTGTTGTTGACAGGTGTTGTTTATCCGGTGTTGTTTATTCTGTGTTGTTGACAGGTGTTGTTTATTCGGTGTTGTTGACAGGTGTTGTTTATTCGGTGTTGTCGACAGGTGTTGCTGACAGGTGTTGTTTATTCGGTGTTGTCTACAGGTGTGATGTGGACTGCAGCTTTTCTAGGACTGTTTACTCTCTTCCCGGAGCTCAGTAGTCACGTGCCCTGCggagagaacagaaaagagTGGTGTGTTGTTCCTGTTAAAGTGTTCATGGAGCTGCCATTATTTGGTGTTCCTACCGTGAATAACAATAACTGATTGAAAACCCTTGAAGAAGATTAAATATGTTGTTGAAGATGTTGGGAGATGTTTAAATTGcggatgtttgtgtgagttcaTTGTAGTCTTTCATGGAAAAGCTTTCTTTTTGTTGATGTGGCATCTCAGTTTTGACAACTGGGCTTTAGCCTTGGAGGCATTTTCATCCAGCAaactggagagacagaggatgagtgtgtgagcgcagtgagtgtgtgagagcagcggTTTGAAAGGCagaggttgagtgtgtgagagcagcggTTTGaaaggcagtgagtgtgtgagagcagcggTTTGaaaggcagtgagtgtgtgagagcagcggTTTGAAAGGCAgttagtgtgtgagagcagcggTTTGAAAGGCCGTGTtggaggttgagtgtgtgtgtcagagcaatGGTTTGAAAGGCagaggttgagtgtgtgagagcagcggTTTGAAAGTCagaggttgagtgtgtgagagcagcggTTTGAAAGGCagaggttgagtgtgtgagagcagcggTTTGAAAGGCCGTGttggaggatgagtgtgtgtgtgtgtgagggcagcggTTTGaaaggcagtgagtgtgtgtgtgagggcagcggTTTGAAAGGCAGTTAGTGTGTGAGGGCAGTGGTTTGAAAGGCCGTGttggaggatgagtgtgtgtgtgagggcagcggTTTGAAAGGCCGTGttggaggatgagtgtgtgtgtgagggcagcggTTTGAAAGGCCGTGTTGGAGGAGgccgttgtgtttgtgtgagagcagcGGTTTGAAAGGCCGTGttggaggatgagtgtgtgtgtgtgtgagggcagcggTTTGAAAGGCAGTTttggaggatgagtgtgtgtgtgtgtgagggcagcggTTTGAAAGGCAGTTttggaggatgagtgtgtgtgtgtgtgagggcagcggTTTGAAAGGCAGTTttggaggatgagtgtgtgtgtgagggcagtgGTTTGAAAGGCCGTGttggaggatgagtgtgtgtgtgagggcagtgGTTTGAAAGGCCGTgttggaggatgtgtgtgtgtgtgagggcagcggTTTGAACGGCCGTgttggaggatgtgtgtgtgtgtgtgagggcagcggTTTGAAAGGCAGTTttggaggatgagtgtgtgtgtgagggcagcggTTTGAACGGCCGTGttggaggatgagtgtgtgtgtgagggcagcggTTTGAACGGCCGTGTTGGAGGAGGCCGTTGTGTTTGTAGGTCAGGGGATGAGGGAATAGAGAACTGCAGATGAGAGCTTTGTCATGGGCTGGCGGCACGTGTTAAGATTCAAAGCAGCTCCTCCCGCTGTGTGCTAAAAGCATTACAGGATGACTCCAAGCAAGCCAGGAgtttcagatagatagatggacactttatttatcccgaggtaCATTTGGGCAATTGCAGTATCTGCCACATCTGAAAACAGAAATTGGCATGTTTTCTTTTGATTTTGAGTTCTTAGGCTAACGACTTAAAGCAGCGTTATGGaggtttggtctaaaactagcacgctaactagCAGGCTACCACCTAAAACAGAAGGTTTGGTCTAAACTAGCACGCTACCAACCTAAAacaggagttttggtctaaactAGCACGCTACCAACCTAAAacaggagttttggtctaaactagcacgctaact
Encoded here:
- the LOC105912054 gene encoding inactive phospholipid phosphatase 7-like; amino-acid sequence: MPVTQGRSRRERNNVLNRPEFMSLNQPLRTNNAEVRGGSGRKPANKHPQSQHHAPETAQPETPENNTDRRESIKLPEEDCMLLNPSFKVIAMNSLFAIDICLSKRLGVCARTSSSWGSMRSMVKLLALTGHAIPWVIGTIWSLTRSNTLAGQEVLINLLLALLLDIMTVAGVQKLVKRKGPWEMPPSFMDYLAMDVYSFPAAHASRAAMVSKFLLAHLVLAVPLRILLMLWCVLVGVSRILLGRHHLTDVGCGFALGYLHFTLVEMMWLSTSTCKALISLGTFSWMPLY